A window of Haloarcula marismortui ATCC 43049 genomic DNA:
CGATTCTCGTGAAACTGTGCTGTCACAATGCAGTGACTCATCCCAGAGATGTTAACATAGCGGCGACCGTAGGCTGTGTGTATGGTGACCGTCTCCGGACCGTGGACGAGCGAGGAGATGGAACAGTTTCTCAGCGCCGAAACTGTGCCACTCCGTCTCGGGTGTCGAACTCCAGCAGACAAGCCTTGGATGCTCTCGCTCTGGTATCGGTTCGTTGACGGTGTCTTCGAGTGTGCGACTGGGGCGGATGCGGCAGTTGTCGACTACCTCGACTATGACGCCAGCGTCTCCTTCGAAATCTCGACGAACGAGCCGCCGTACTGCGGCGTCAGAGGCAACGGAACAGCGACGATGACAGCGGACGAGGATAAGACAGTTCTCACCGAGTTGTTGCACCGCTATCTCGGCGGGACCGACTCACCACTGGCCGACCAACTGCTTGCACCCGACCGCCGCGAGGTACGGATTACGATTACGCCCGACCGACTCCACACCTGGGACTACAGCAATCGGATGTAACAGCCTGAACCAATGGAACATACAGACTCAACCATGGACAGCGACCCGACAGATATCAAATCACTCGCGATAAGCGCCACCGACCTCGTTGCAGCCATCGAAGCGGCTGCGGACGGGTCAGAGACGGTGTTGCGCGTCACACCGCCGTTTAGCGGCCGGATGCGGGCGCGTCTCCACGTCGTCCAGCCCGACGACGACGATGAACCGATTCTCATCGAGCCCGGCTCGCTACTGGCTACGGACGCACCGTCGTATCCAACGCCTGACGACACCGCTGACGAGCTCCGGGACGCGGACGACGAGACGTACTCGGTGGAGCGCCATCGGACCTACCACGAGCAACGACTCGCCGAGTGGCGGGAGTCGCTGCCGGACCACGTCGTTGATAGCACCACACTAACGGATACAGAACACGACGTAACCGTGTCACTACTCGGACCGTGATCGGTCGTGCACGTCCACCGAGAATGTCATAGATATCAGAAGTGCCACAGGTGTCATACCAGATCTCCGCCGCTAATAAAACGTCTCCGCGCCGCTCAGCCTGTAGTAAAATGAACTATTGGGGGACCGCTGTACGTGAAACGAAGCGAAACGGCCGGAAACCTCTAGAGGTTATAAGCTATCTCCAGTAGAAGCCGTGGATAGGTTCCCTCCATATGTCAAGTTCGTCCGCATACGAATTACTCGCCCAGTTTGATGACTCGATACCGGAGTTCGACGAGCCTTTCGTCTCCGCCGTTCGAGGTTTCGCGTTCTGGACAGCGATTGCGCTCCCGTTTCTGTATCTCCCGCTGCTAATTACTGGCCTGAACTCCGGGGCAACGCGGGTCGCGTTCGTCGCACTCGTCGTCTGCAACGCCGTGACACTGTTTATCGGCCACGCACACAGAGGAGATGCCTGAAACGGAACGCTTCAATTTCGGTCACCAGCGTGGATATCGTGCCCTGCTACTCCGTATTACTGCTGTGGCCATACGTTCATTCTCCCAGTAGTCGTTCGCGTGCACACGTCCCGAACAGCAGTCACCGCAGGTGTCGGTCCGGGCCTCGGCGAATCGCTGGCCAGATTCTCCCGCTAACTGCCGCGGACACAGTAACTGCGACGCACAGTCCTCGCTCGATCCGACCGAAATCGCCGGTCATACTGGCACCTCGTCGAACAGGACCGCTCGGCGTGGACACTATAATTTGATCTCTGCCCCACGTCGCGGCATTCTGAGCGCTTCGGCTCCGATGCCGGCTATTCTTCGAGGAGGTCGACCCACTCTCTGAGCGGCCCACGAACACCGTCGGCTGATATCGTCACGTCGCCGTCGAACCGCCACGTCGCCTGTTGGGAGTCCGAACCGAACCGCATCGGAATGGCAATCGACAGATCGTCGGCCGTCACATGGAGTGCCTCGTCGCGATCGACCGTCTCGTCGAGTAACCGTTCGACGGCCAGGCGGAGCTGTTCGGGGTCCGGGTCCGGGAGATCCGTGGATTGACTCATACCTGTTGCTTGGAGCCGGAGCTACCTCCGTGTTGTGTCGACCGAGGCGGTTTGCCCCGTCATTTAGGGGTGTGTAGTCCCCAGACTGTGCCGATGGAGCTGGAAACGCCGTACGCCCTCGGAGGGACCTACTACGTCGAGACCGTGTCGGTCGGGAAACGGACGGACGACGAGACGGTGCGCGATTGCGTGGTCTGTGGCGGCCACGTGTACGCCGACGACTGGCATCTCGTCGTCGGAGTTCTGGATACAGGCAGCGGACGACAGCGCCACCACCACTGTAGCGACGACTGCCTGACCGAGTGGCTCAAACTCATGACGGCTGCCTGAGCGCCGGTGAGTCCGCGGAGTCTTGACGATGGAGCGCGTCGGGAAAGTATGGACGAGCGCACGGGCGTGTTCAGGGTCTACCGGGTCGTCGATGCGGTCCCGCACATCAATCTGTTCGACACCGATGCAACGCGGCTCTACACCGTGTACCAGTCCGGCTACGGCGAACGACAGCCGGCAGTTGACGACCTCCGAACAGGTGATCTCGTCGAGGCGACGCTCGGCGGCGATCCCGACGACTCGGAGGAAGCCTGGTCGCTGCTTTCGTTCGACCGTCGTGACCGCGTCGCGATGGATTTCGTCGTTGACGCCGAAGTCCCCGAAGTCGCGGCTGACCTCTGGGAGCCGGGGCTGGAACGCCCGGCGAGCGCCGTACTCGAAGAAGACGGCAAGCCGGTCGCGGAGTGTTTCGTGCAGCCGCGCGCGCCGCTGCCCGGCGGCACGTTCGTCCCGAGCGTGCTCACCGGGCTCGTGCCGATGGAATCACTGCTGACCGAACTCCCCGGTATCGGCGACCCGCCGACAGACGCTATTTTCATCGACCCTGACCCGCCCGATGCTGACTCGTACTCCCGGCCGTATGGCGTCGCTGTGTTGTTCACTGCTGGCGCTGATGACCTACTCACGGAGTTCCGGGAGCGATATGACCTCTCTGCCGACGCGGACAACAGACCCGAATACGACCCGTACGGGCTGTGAGTCGTCTGCGGGGAGAACGAGCGGCGGGCGCTACATCGTGATGACGAGCGGCACCGGGACGAAACAGAGCATCCCCAGAACGAAGGTAAGCAGGCCGACAGCCCAGCGGCCCGGTCCCAGCGGCGTCTCGTCAAGCGGCGTCGCCGACCCGAGCCGGCCGAACACCAGCGCCAGAATCCCCCAGAACGCCCACAGCCCGGCCGCTCGGCCCCCCTCGAAGGCGACAAGGTAGCCAGCGAGTCCAAACAGGGCGACGGGGACGGCGAGCTGGACCAGGGACAGTCGGTCGCCAAACAGCGACCGGGCGACGTGTGAACCGTCGAGTTGGCCGACTGGCAGGAGGTTCAGGAAGGTCACGAACGCTCCCACCCAGCCGCCGATGACGACCGGGTTCGGGAGGAGCTGCGGGTTCGCGTACTCAAGCTGTTCACCCATGACTGCGGCGATACCCTGCAACAACAGCGGGTAACCAAGTTCGATGTTCGTGACGATGCCGCGAGTTACCTCCACTGGTGGGAGCGTCACACCGATGGCAGTCACGACGACTGTCGCAACGAGACCCGCCAGCGGGCCGGCGACGCCGATGTCGAACAGCGCCTTCCGGTCGGGGATGTGGTCGTTCATGCTGATGACCGCACCCAGCGTCCCGAGCACGTTTGGGAACGGCAGGAAGTACGGCAGGCTCGCCTCAACCTCGTGGTAGCGGCTCATGATGTAGTGGCCGAACTCGTGAATTGCGAGGATACCCAGTGCGGCCGCGGCGAAGGGCCACGCCGCGAGCATGGCTGTCGGGTCTTCGAGCACGGACAGCCCGTACCAGCGGGTCCCGGCGTACAGCGTCGACAACAGCGTCAGGACGGCGAGCCCGACGTTTAACCACGGGATACCGTCGACGCCGAGCGACCGCTCGTGGGCAATCAGCACCCATTCGCCCATCTCCCGCTTGAGCGCGACGCGGTACCCGCGCTGACGGAACGCCGGCGCGATGCGGTGGATGACCTGTTCGGACTCGGTCAGTGGCTCGCCGTAATACCGGACGCCGTCCTCGGCGGTCCTGTCGATCTCGTACACGTGGAACGTGTCTGCGAGCGCTTCCGGGTCAGGTAACTCCGGCGGCGAGGACTGAGTCGCCATTACCAACGTTTAGGGTTCGACCCGTTTGAACCTGTTTGCTGGCCCCACTGGACACAGTAGAGCCGCCCAACTGGCTCGCTCAGTCTGCGATGGCTTCGTCCGACCCGGTCGCGGCGCTGGGGTCCTGAATCCAGAGGTCCCCAAAGAGGTCGTCCTGCTGGAGGCGGACCTGACCGCGGTGAGCTAAAAAGAGCAATCCGAGGAACGTCTCAACGCGAGACCCACCGGCCGTGTCGACCTCGCGGTACAGCACCTCTTCGCGGCCCTGGTCGTACTGCTCGCGGACGGCGTCGTGCACGTCGGCGATGATGTCATCGATGTTCTCGGCGTGGGCTGTTCCAGTCACATCGGCGGCCGACGGTTCCTCGTCCAGTCGCATGTCGTCGGCCCCGCGGTAGTCCAGTTCCTGCGTCCCGCGGTCGTACCCGCTCGGCGAGTCGCCGGTGTCGTACTCGCGGGACTCCTTCCACCACGATTCCCGTTCGGCGTCGCGGAGATCCCGGACGAGTTCATCGAGCGTCTGTGGCATCCCGCGGGCGCGGCGGCGTTCGAGCCGTCGGTCCATCTCCGACTCCAGCGCAGCGAAGGGGTCCGGGTCCTCGATGGGGGCGTCCTCGTGCATTGCCTGCTCCCACGGCTCGGCCGGCTCCTCTTCCGTCTCGCCCTCGCCGAGCATTGCGTCGCTTTTCATCCGAATCAAGACGCTCGCGTAGAACAGCGCCCGCCCCGACGTGCGCAGGTCCGCGTCGTCGATACGCTGGAGGAACTTGTCGGTGACCCGCACCACGTCGATATCCCACGGGTCGATTTCGCCGTCGTCCGCGAGCTGGACCAGCACTTCGACCGGTTCGACGTCTTCGTCCTCGTCCTCGTCGGTCGTCCGGTCGCTTTCGGGGCTGTCCTGTGCAGTTGTCTCGTCGTCTGGGTCGGGGGAGTCGCCCAGCAGCGCCGCCGCGTCGTCCGAGCCACCTGGCGGCTCGCGGTCCTCGTGCCCGGTGATGTTGAGCGGGATGTCATCGGCATCGTCTCGCGGGTCACTGCGCTCGCGGGCCACATTCGCTCCCCGCTCGCTACCCCGAGGCGCTTCCTCCGGGCGCGCCTCGCCCTCCCCGCTCGACTGTTCCGAGGAGTCTCCGTCGCGCTGCTCCGTCGGCTCCTCGCTAGTCATCAGCCGGAACCTCCTCATCACCGTCGCCCTCACCGCTGAGGTCGATCCCGGTCACGGCGCTCACGTTGTCGCCCTGCATCATCACGCCGATAGCGCGCTCGGACCGCTCCAGCATGGCCGAGCGGTGTGAGACGACGACGAACTGGGCGTCGCCGGCGAGTTCGTCCACCAGTTCGCCGACGAGGTCGGCGTTAGCCGCGTCGAGGAAAGCGTCGACCTCGTCCAGCGCGTAGAACGGCGCGGGGTTGTGTCGCTGGATGGCGAAAATAAACGCCAGCGCTGTCAGGGACTTCTCGCCGCCCGACATCGCGTTCAGCCGCTGAATCGGCTTGTCGCCGGGCTGGGCCTTCATCGTCAGCCCGCCCTCGAAGGGGTCGTCCTCGTCTTCGAGGTGGAGATGGCCGGTGCCGTTCGAGAGCCGCTCGAAGATGTTCTGGAACTGGTCGTTGATCTCCGTGAACGACTCCATGAACGTCTCCTTCTTGCGGGCCTCATAGGTATCGATGCGGTCGCGGATGCCGTCGGCCTCTTCGACCAGCGTCGCTTTCTTATCTTCGAGTTCCTGCAGGTCGTCGTTGACCCGGTCGTACTCCTCGATAGCCCGCATGTTGACCGGCTCCAGTTTCTCCATCTCCGTTTCCAGCCGGTCAATCTCCTGCTCGACCGTCTCGTGGTCGGGCACGTCCTCGGGGTCGTAGTCGCCGACCTGCGCTTCGAGTTCATCGATTTCCCACTCCAGACGCTCCTGAGTTTCCTGCTCAGATTCGAGGTCGCGCTCGATTTCGGAGACCGCGGCCTGTTGCTCGTCGCGGGCTTCCTTGGCTTCCTGCAGGTCGGCTTTCAGGTCTTCGCGCTCGGACTTGAGTTCGGCCAGTTCCTCTTCGAGGTCGGCGACGGCCTGTTCCTTCTCGCCTTTCAGCTCCTGCTTCTCCGCGACCGTCGCTTCGAGGTCGTCGATGCGTTCCTCGTGGTCGGCCTTGCGGTTCTGGGCCGCCTCAATGTCGTCGTGGAGGTCCTCGATGGCCTCCTCGGCGTACTGCTTCTCTAACTGGTGCTCGTTGAGTTCGGCGTCGAGTTCGCCCTGACGGTCTTCGAGCGCATCGATGTCGTCCTTGATCGACTCGCGCTGGTCGGTCAGGTCCGGTAGTTCCGAATCCTCGACCTCGGCTTCTAGCTCGTCGATGTCGCGCTGGAGCGCGTCGATTTCCTCGGTCTTTGCTTCGATGTCGGCCTCCAGTTCGTCCATCTGGTCGGCCACGTCCTCGCGCTCGTCAGCGATTTCTTCGAGGTCCGCTTCCAGTTGCTCGATTCGCTCGCGGGTGTCTTCGAGCGCGGTCTGCTTGCGCTCGATGCTCGTCTCGATATCCCGGACCTGTTCGGTCGCATCGGACTCGCGGTCGCGGGCGTCGTCAAGGCGCTCCTCGACATCACGGAGGTCATCGCGCACGTCGGCGCGCTCGTCTTCGAGTTCGTTGATGCGCGTGGCGACCCGTTCGAGCTTGCCAGCGCCGCCCGAGAAGGAGTAGCGCGTGCCCGAGGAGGAGCCGCCGGTCATTGCGCCGGACTTCTCGACGAGGTCGCCCTCAAGCGTGACCATCCGGTAGTCGCCCATCAGCTCGCGGGCGGTGTCCATACTGTCGACGACGACGGTGTCGCCCAGCACGTACGAGAAGATACCCGCGTACTCGCGGTCGAAATCCACGAGGTTGTACGCGAAGTCGATGACCCCGTCGGCGCTGGGCAGAGACCCCAGCGAGCGGTTCTGCATCTGCGTGATAGGGAGGAACGTCGCCCGGCCGGCGCTACGGGATTTGAGGTACTCGATACAGCGCTGGCCGACGCTATCGTCATCGACGACCACGTGGGCGAGACGCCCGCCGGCCGCCGTCTCACAGGCCGTGGCGTACTCGGGGTCGACGCCGCCGAGTTGGCCGACGGTGCCGTGGACGCCGTCTTGGCCGGCGTTGAGAATCGCCGTCACCGCCCGGCCGTACGAGGAGTCGCCGTCTTCGCCGGCCTTCGCCTCTAGCTGGGCGTACTCCTGCTGTTTCGCGCTGATCTCGTCTTCGAGGTCGTCCAGATCAGACTGGAGCTCCCGCTTCTCGGCCCTGAGGTCGTCGACGACTTCGCCGATAGTCGCCTTGTTCTGTTTCGCTTTCTCCAGTTCCGTCTGCAGGTCCTCGATGTCGGCTTCGAGGTCGGGGATCTCGGCTTCGGCTTCCTCAATAGCCGCTCGCTTCTCGTCCTCGGCGTTCGAGCGCCGGCGGGCCTCGTCAAGCAGACGGTCCTGCTCGCGCTGGAGGTCGTTCTTCTCGCTTTTGAGCGTCTCCAGTCGCGAGCGTTTCTCCTCCAGTTCGTCTTTGACCTCTTGGAACTCCTCGCCGACCTCGTCGATTCGTTGCTGGACCTCCGCGAGTTCGGATTCCTTCTCCGCGATGTCGGCCTTGACGTTGGATTTGGCGACTTTCGTCTCGCGGATGTCGCTTTCAAGATCGTCGATGGTCTCCTGCTTGCGGTCGATCTGGACGAACGCCTGCCGGCGCTCGTTCTCGGCGGCCTCGACTGTTTCCTCGGCGGACTCGATCTTGTCCTCCAGCCGGGAGATGTCGCCTTTGATCTCCTCGATCTCGCGCTTGATGGCGAGCTGTTCGTCCTCGCCTTTGCGCTCGATTTCCTGGTTGAGTTCGTGGAGCTCGTCTTCCAGTCGGATGACCGCACCCTGGCGCTCGTCGAGTTCCGCCTGGAGTTCGGTGAGTTCGCTTTCGAGTTCGTCGATGGACTCCTCAACGGCTGTCAGTTCCTCGCGCTTGTCTTCGAGTTCGGCAGCCTTGCGGTACCCCTCGTACTCCTCTTTCTCGTCACGGAGGTCCTGATACTTCAGCGCCGTCTCCCGTTCGTCTTCAAGTTGATCAAGACGCTCCTGTTTCTCCTCGATGCGGAGCTCGGCCTCGTCGATGCGCTCTTGCACGACCTCCAGTTCGTCGAAGGCGTCGGCCTTCTTTGCGTCGAACTGGGCGACGCCGGCGATCTCGTCGATGATCTCCCGGCGGGAGCCGGCGGTCATGTTGATGATCTCGGTCACGTCGCCCTGCATGACGACGTTGTAGCCTTCAGGCGTGACGCCGGCCTGAGCGAGCAGGTCCTGAATGTCCGAAAGGTTGACCGAGCGACCGTTGATGTAGTAGTAGGAGTAGTAGTTGTCCTCGGTCTCCTTGACCCGGCGTTTGATGGCGATCTCGTCCACGTCACCCACATCTTCAGTGCCGGCGGCGTTGACGACCTGTGAACGGGACAGCGTCCGGTCGTCGTTGGCCAGAATTACCTCGACGCTGGCCTGCCGTTCGCCGTCGTACTCGGCATCTTCGTCGGCGTGGCCGGGGTTGTAGATGAGGTCAGTGAGTTTCTCGGCGCGGATACCCGAGGTGCGAGCGAGTCCAAGTGCAAACAGAATCGCGTCGATGATGTTGGACTTGCCCGAGCCGTTCGGGCCGCTGATAGTGGTAAAATCTTCGTAGAACGGGATTCGGGTCTTCCGTCCGAAGCTCTTGAAATTGTCGAGGACGAGCTCTTTAATATGCATGCGGTGATGTAGCCGACAGCCCTACGCGACGATGATGTCGGACTCCGAGTCCTCTTCGGTCTCGGTCTCCGACGCGGCCTCGGCCTCCTCCCTGTTATCAATCTCGTTGGTATCCTCAGTGTTAGGTGTGTCGG
This region includes:
- a CDS encoding pyridoxamine 5'-phosphate oxidase family protein, coding for MVTVSGPWTSEEMEQFLSAETVPLRLGCRTPADKPWMLSLWYRFVDGVFECATGADAAVVDYLDYDASVSFEISTNEPPYCGVRGNGTATMTADEDKTVLTELLHRYLGGTDSPLADQLLAPDRREVRITITPDRLHTWDYSNRM
- a CDS encoding DUF7576 family protein; the protein is MELETPYALGGTYYVETVSVGKRTDDETVRDCVVCGGHVYADDWHLVVGVLDTGSGRQRHHHCSDDCLTEWLKLMTAA
- a CDS encoding site-2 protease family protein yields the protein MATQSSPPELPDPEALADTFHVYEIDRTAEDGVRYYGEPLTESEQVIHRIAPAFRQRGYRVALKREMGEWVLIAHERSLGVDGIPWLNVGLAVLTLLSTLYAGTRWYGLSVLEDPTAMLAAWPFAAAALGILAIHEFGHYIMSRYHEVEASLPYFLPFPNVLGTLGAVISMNDHIPDRKALFDIGVAGPLAGLVATVVVTAIGVTLPPVEVTRGIVTNIELGYPLLLQGIAAVMGEQLEYANPQLLPNPVVIGGWVGAFVTFLNLLPVGQLDGSHVARSLFGDRLSLVQLAVPVALFGLAGYLVAFEGGRAAGLWAFWGILALVFGRLGSATPLDETPLGPGRWAVGLLTFVLGMLCFVPVPLVITM
- a CDS encoding segregation/condensation protein A, whose amino-acid sequence is MTSEEPTEQRDGDSSEQSSGEGEARPEEAPRGSERGANVARERSDPRDDADDIPLNITGHEDREPPGGSDDAAALLGDSPDPDDETTAQDSPESDRTTDEDEDEDVEPVEVLVQLADDGEIDPWDIDVVRVTDKFLQRIDDADLRTSGRALFYASVLIRMKSDAMLGEGETEEEPAEPWEQAMHEDAPIEDPDPFAALESEMDRRLERRRARGMPQTLDELVRDLRDAERESWWKESREYDTGDSPSGYDRGTQELDYRGADDMRLDEEPSAADVTGTAHAENIDDIIADVHDAVREQYDQGREEVLYREVDTAGGSRVETFLGLLFLAHRGQVRLQQDDLFGDLWIQDPSAATGSDEAIAD
- the smc gene encoding chromosome segregation protein SMC, which gives rise to MHIKELVLDNFKSFGRKTRIPFYEDFTTISGPNGSGKSNIIDAILFALGLARTSGIRAEKLTDLIYNPGHADEDAEYDGERQASVEVILANDDRTLSRSQVVNAAGTEDVGDVDEIAIKRRVKETEDNYYSYYYINGRSVNLSDIQDLLAQAGVTPEGYNVVMQGDVTEIINMTAGSRREIIDEIAGVAQFDAKKADAFDELEVVQERIDEAELRIEEKQERLDQLEDERETALKYQDLRDEKEEYEGYRKAAELEDKREELTAVEESIDELESELTELQAELDERQGAVIRLEDELHELNQEIERKGEDEQLAIKREIEEIKGDISRLEDKIESAEETVEAAENERRQAFVQIDRKQETIDDLESDIRETKVAKSNVKADIAEKESELAEVQQRIDEVGEEFQEVKDELEEKRSRLETLKSEKNDLQREQDRLLDEARRRSNAEDEKRAAIEEAEAEIPDLEADIEDLQTELEKAKQNKATIGEVVDDLRAEKRELQSDLDDLEDEISAKQQEYAQLEAKAGEDGDSSYGRAVTAILNAGQDGVHGTVGQLGGVDPEYATACETAAGGRLAHVVVDDDSVGQRCIEYLKSRSAGRATFLPITQMQNRSLGSLPSADGVIDFAYNLVDFDREYAGIFSYVLGDTVVVDSMDTARELMGDYRMVTLEGDLVEKSGAMTGGSSSGTRYSFSGGAGKLERVATRINELEDERADVRDDLRDVEERLDDARDRESDATEQVRDIETSIERKQTALEDTRERIEQLEADLEEIADEREDVADQMDELEADIEAKTEEIDALQRDIDELEAEVEDSELPDLTDQRESIKDDIDALEDRQGELDAELNEHQLEKQYAEEAIEDLHDDIEAAQNRKADHEERIDDLEATVAEKQELKGEKEQAVADLEEELAELKSEREDLKADLQEAKEARDEQQAAVSEIERDLESEQETQERLEWEIDELEAQVGDYDPEDVPDHETVEQEIDRLETEMEKLEPVNMRAIEEYDRVNDDLQELEDKKATLVEEADGIRDRIDTYEARKKETFMESFTEINDQFQNIFERLSNGTGHLHLEDEDDPFEGGLTMKAQPGDKPIQRLNAMSGGEKSLTALAFIFAIQRHNPAPFYALDEVDAFLDAANADLVGELVDELAGDAQFVVVSHRSAMLERSERAIGVMMQGDNVSAVTGIDLSGEGDGDEEVPADD